The genome window TCATTACATGGAACAGGACATCGACTTGTCCAAGGTGCTCTTCATCGCCACCGCCAACAGTCCCGACCGTATTCAACCCCCCCTTCGCGATCGCATGGAGGAACTCCGCCTAGCGGGATATACGACGAACGAAAAAGAACAAATCGCCGTCAAATATCTGATCCCCCGCGCTATAGCTAACAATGGGCTGGCGAATTCCGATGTAGCGTTCGGCCAGTACGGGTTGAATTTTCTCATCCGAGGCTATACGCGCGAGGCGGGCGTCCGCAATCTGGAACGAGAGATCAATTCCATTTGCCGCAAGATCGCCGTCAGGAAATCTAAAGGGCGGTGGAAAAAGCGCAAAATCACTCCCGCCTTTATCCAGGAGTTGCTCGGCGTCGAACGGTATTTAGACGAAATGAAGCGCCGCACCTCGCGGCCCGGCGTCGCCGCCGGACTGGCGTGGACTCCCGTAGGCGGGGAAATCCTCTTCGTGGAGGCGCTGCCTATTCACGGGAGCAAGGGCATTTTGCTGACGGGAAAACTGGGCGATGTGATGAAGGAGTCGGCGCGAGCCGCTCTTTCTCTCATCCGATCACGCTGCAAAAAACTGGGCATCGACGAGGAATACTTTCCTCATCACGAAATTCACCTTCACGTTCCCGCCGGAGCCGTACCCAAGGATGGACCTTCCGCCGGAATCACCATGGCTGCCGCCATCGCTTCCGCCGCTATGAAAATCCCCATCCCCAACGACCTGGCCATGACGGGAGAAATTACGTTGTCCGGCCTGGTTCTGCCCATCGGGGGTTTGAAGGAAAAAGTTCTGGCCGCCCATCGCGCAGGCATCTATCACTTAATTATTCCCACCCGCAACGAAAAGGATTTGGATGAAGTGGATGCGAAAATCCTCAAAGACATTCATTTCACTTTCGTGGACGCTATCGATCAGGTGCTGGATATCTGTCTGGTTAATTCGAAAAATCGAAGAAACGCAGGGAAAACGAAACGAAAAAAACCGTCTTGGAAGTAAAACCGTTGGGACGTTTTTTTCGTTACTTTTTAATGACAAGACCGTAAATTCTTCGTCATGAATACTCCATTAAAAAAAATCCGTTTCAGGAGGTTGTACAATGACGCAAATGATTTTTAAGTTCCAAAAGCAGTCGATCGCATGGCTTTTCTTTTTCTCCCTGCTCTTCGTTGGGAACGCTCCCCTATACGCTCAAACCGAAAATCCCGCTAAAGCCCTAGCTCATGCTTTTCGCCAAGCGGTGGAGAAAGTGATCCCCGCCGTCGTCAGCATTAGTGCGGAGAAAAACGTGAAGATCAAGAAAATGCCGGAAATTCCCGGCGGACAAAAGGATAATCCGGATATGCCCAATTTGCCGGATATTTTCAAATATTTCTTCCCAGACGACATGTTCCGCATTCCCCAAGAACGAAAAAGCGCCTGGCAGGGTTCCGGCGTACTCATCTCTCCCAAGGGCGAAATTATGACCAATGTCCATGTCGTGGATAGCGCGGAAAAACTGACGGTTACGCTCGATAACGGCGACGAGATCGAAGCCGAAGTCGTCGCCGTAGACAAGGAGACCGACGTCGCCTTGATTAAACTTAAGCAGGACGGCGAATACTCCTACGCCAAGATCGGAGACTCGGATCAACTCATGGTGGGCGACTGGGTGCTGGCCATCGGCAATCCCTTCGGACTCAGCCAATCGGTAAGCCAGGGCATCGTCAGCGCCAAAGGGCGCACGAGTTCCGACGTTCCCATCGGCGGCGGCTCCTTTACGATCAAGGATTACATCCAAACCACGGCGGCCATCAATCCCGGCAACAGCGGCGGCCCCTTGATTAACATCGACGGCGAGATCGTCGGCATCAACAACGCCATCCAGACAGCGGGCGGCATTCCCGCCAACATCGGCATCGGCTTTGCGATCCCCTCCAACCTGGCGAAATTCGTCATCGACAATCTCCGGGAATTCGGACGGGTGAAGCGGGGATATATTGGCGTCAAGCTGAGCAATCTCGACGTTTCCGACGTGGCGAAATATTACAAGCAGGAATATGGAATCAACCACGGAGCCTTGATTGCCGAAGTGATGCCGGACACTCCCGGAGCGAAAGCGGGCTTGGAAGCAGGCGACTTGATTATCGAATATAACGGCGAAAAAGTGAAAGACGACGGCGCCCTGGTCAATATGGTTACGAAAACTCCGGTGGGATCGACGGTAACGCTGACGATTTTACGCCAAGGCAAAAAAATCACTAAAGAAATGGTCTTGACGGAACGGCCTTCCGTAGATGAACTGGCGAAGGTGGAAGAAAGTTCAAGTCCCGGCCAAGCCCAATCTCTCAGCGAGGAACTGCTGGACATGGCCGTCGAAACGCTAACGCCCGAAAAAGCGAAAGAGAAAGGTTATGACGAAAAGCAGAAAGGCGTCCTCGTTACGAAATCGATTCCCGGCGGCGCAGCGTTCAATGTCGGAATCCAACCGGATGACGTGATCGAATACATCAACGAAAAGTCGGTGGAAAACGCCCTAGAATTCAAAGGCATCTTGGAAAAAATCAAAGAGAAGATGACCGAAGAAAAAGACGACAGCCGCGTCGTGATGCTGCGCGTCAACCGGGCGGGCGGACGCGGCTTCCCTCGCTTTATTGCGCCAACTATCACTTTGGATAACTAAGTGGAATATAGCGGAAATCGAACCAGGCCGTTCGCCGGAAGACGGGCGGCCTGGTTTTTTTTTCTATAAAAAATGCTGCTCAAAAACGCCATTTTATCGCGTAATACCTGACTGGAGATTCCCATTGACAGAATAGAATTTCCATTGGCCGGTTTTCTTCCCATCAAGATACTTACTGACCGAACACGCCTCACTACCCTTTTAGTAGCCGCTGATTATTCCATTCTTCAGTTTACCATCCGCATCAAATTGGCTTTTGTCCATCTTCATCAGAGTTTTTAAAGGTTGGGAAAGACGATGTGAGGTTTACGTTGCGGTATCACAGAAACCAACCGCCTATCGTTCCGCTATTTCTGGGCTATTTGAATCAAGTTTCCGCAAGTATCGTTAAAAACTGCGGTTGTCACTTCCCCGTGCGTTGTAGGCGGCTGCGTAAACTCGACGCCAAGTTTTTCCAAACGAGCATGTTCAGCCTTAACGTCATCCACACCGAACGAAGTATAGGGAATGCCATCCAGAACCAAGGCTTCCTTGAATGGTGGAACGGCTGGATGAATGCTTGGCTCAAGCAACAATTCCACACCATTGGGTTGGTCTGGCGATGTGACTGTTAACCATCGATGCTCGCCTAGCGGCAAATCGGTCTTTTTAACAAAACCGAGCATTTTTGTGTAGAATTGTAACGCCTTTTCTTGGTCATCAACAAATACGCTTGTTACAACAATCTTCATTTCGAATTATTTCCTTTCTTTTTGTATTTTTGCAACCAGCAACTAATTAGCCGAGTAGCCTCTGGCAAATTGTTCGTATGCAATTTAGTGCGTCCTTTCCAACTAGTCCTCACCAAGTCAGCATCTTCTAAAACGGCCAGGTGTTTCGATACTGCTTGACGTGTTAAGGTAATACCATGTTTCTCAATTAACCGGACAACAATCTCAAACAACGATTGCTCATCGCGTATCGCCAGTTCGTCAAGAATCGTTCGCCGCGTCGAATCCGACAAAGCGTGGAATATAGAATCTAATTGTTTCGTCGTCCCGTTTGCCATGTCCTAATATTATTATGCAACCATTTGGTTGCATGTCAAGATGAATAACAGAAATTTTTTGGTTGATTTGGATTTAATCTCTTTGAATACGAATTTTTGCCTCTTCACTATGTAGTATGCAGTTGTATGAACAGGGGGTAGAATCTCCAAGAGTTGGAATTTCAGTTTGGCTCCAATCAGGTTAATCATCGTGATGAAAAATTTCGAATTGCGGAAGCCTCGCGAACTGGTTTTCACCACTGGACGGGCGTGAGCGGGCGGTTGGCTGCGGTTGCCGTCCTTGATGGCTAGTGGGCCGTCCTTCCGAATCCTCAGGCGCAGCCGATAGATTTGACGTTCGCTCCGTTGGAGAATTCCAGCGGCGGTTTTTACGGTCATGCGGCCAGCCAGGGTTTCTTGGATCACGCCGAGTTTTTGGGCTTCGTTCATGGTCAATGTCACCTCGTTCGCCAAAGCAGGAGACCTCCTTTCTCGATCTCCTACCATCGGCAATTTTCTTTACGAGGATGACATTTTCACTGTGGCGTTAGACCCTGACATTTTCACTGTGACGTAACACCATTTTATCGCGCGGTTGACAGACAAAACGCCGGACGATAATATTCTTTTCTTGAAAATGGTCCTATCGTCTAGGGGTTAGGACGTCAGGCTCTCATCTTGAAAACCGGGGTTCGAATCCCCGTAGGACCGTTTCTTCCCTTCTCTTTATCCGAAAAATTACCCCAAAAAATTCTCTGGACAAGTTCCTTATTTTCCGGTAGTGTTAAAAAGCGCTCCTTCCAAGAAAGCGCAATGCTATTCCGATTTGAGGGATGGGATGACGATCTTGTTTTTGTCCGAGATAGCGCTGCTGCGATAAAACATCGGCGCAGGGATGTCTCGCTATTTCTTTGCGCGTATTGTATATTTCCTATTTTTCTAGTTACGCTCTTCATTTAAACCTTTTACCGTCTACGGAAAGGAGAGAACCATGTCCGATGCGATGGAAGGAAAATCCGGACCGCGAAAAGAGCTGACCCGGCGCTTGTTTTTAAAAGGCGTAGGGTCCAGCGCCGTCGCGGCCCCCGTGCTGGCGGGCGCCGAAGCCCTCAAGGAGGCTCAGGCGGAGGAGACGAAGATTCTCGGCCCCGGCCTAATACCAATTCAGCTGGCTATTAACGGCGAAATCCGAAAAACCTTAGCCGAACCGAGAGAAACTTTATTGGACGTATTGCGCAACCGGCTTGACATTACCGGCGCTAAAATGATCTGCGACCGGGGATCGTGCGGCGGCTGTACGGTTTACATCGACGGTAAGACCGCCTATGCCTGTATGATGCTCGCCGTTCAAGCGCAAGGGAAAGAGATCGTTACGATCGAAGGGCTTACCAATGGCGATGAGCTCCATCCCGTACAAGAAGCCTTCATCGAAGCCGACGCGATGCAGTGCGGCTTTTGCACGCCCGGCTTCGTCATGTCGATGGCGGCCATCTACCGAGAGAATCCATCCGCTTCGCTGGAGGAAGTGAAAGAGGGAATCGCCGGACATATCTGCCGCTGTGGAACCTACTCTCAAATCTTCAAAGCCGCCGAACTCGCTAAAAGCAGGTTAGGAGGGAAATAAAATGGCCAAGAAACTATCCTCCCTCATTGGACATGAAGGCATAACCAAAAGGGTTGACTATGAAGTCCCGGAAGACGAGCCTGATTTTTGGGGAGCAGATTGCGAATTCGCCATCGCGGGCAAAAAAAGCATCCGCCGACTCGACGCCTTTCAAAAAGCGACGGGCAAAGCGAAATACGCCCATGACGTCAACCGCCCTGGAATGCTCTACGCCGCTCTGACCATCAGTCCCTTCGCTTACGCCAAAATCAAAAACGTCGATATTTCCAAAGCCGCCAAAATGCCCGGCGTCAAAGCGATCGTCGTTACTGGCGATAAAGAAGCCCGCTTCGCCGGTTGGGTGCTCGCCGCCGTGGCGGCGGATACGATCCAACAAGCCCGCGATGCGGCGCGCAACGTGAAAGTGGAGTACGAAGAACTGCCTTTCGTCGTCGACGGCGGCGAAGCGGTGAAAGAGAATTCACCCAAAATCCATGCCGAAGGCAATGTGAGAAAAGGCCGCCAGCAAGATCGCGGCGATATTCAAAAAGGATTACAAGAAGCGGAAGCGATCCATGAAGCGGATTACGAGACGCCCACAACGCCCCATAACACCCTCGAAACCCACGGCTGCGTGGCGGAATGGATGGGAGACGAACTAACCGTTTGGGACAGCACGCAAGCCATGTGGAGCAATCAACGCTCGTTGGCCCAGGCTTTGGGAATCCCCATCAACAAAGTCCGCATCATCACGCAATTCATGGGCGGCGGCTTCGGCAGCAAGTTGGGGCTGGAATCCTTCGCCGTTCTTTGCGCCAAACTGGCGAAGGAGGCGAAGCGCCCCGTCAAGTTGATGGCTGACCGCTATGCCGATACGACGGGCTGCGGCAATAAGCCCGCCGCCAAGATGAGCGTGAAAATCGGCGCCAAACGAGATGGAACCTTGACGGCCGTTTCCCTGAAATCTTACAACATTGTCGGCCATTCCGGCGGCGGCGGCGTCGCTCCTCCCTTTCTGGATTTTTACGATTGTCCCAATGTCCATATTGACGAATCCAACGTCTTGATTAATGCAGGCGCCTCGCGTCCCTTCCGCGCTCCCGGCCATCCTCAAGGTTCCTTCGGCATGGAGATGGCTCTGGAAGAATTAGCTATGAAACTGGGCGTAGATCCCCTAGAAATGCGATTGAAAAACGTCTCGGCCAGCGAGTTGGACGCTCGCGTTCATGAACTGAAACTAGGCGCCGAAAAGTTTGGTTGGAAGGACAAATTCAAAAAACACGGCTCCGCGACGGGCCGGACGCGGCGCGGCGTCGGCTGCGCCGTCACCTATTGGCCTTACTACGGCAGCCCCGGCGGCGCCATTGTTCGCTGCACCATCTTTCCCGACGGCGGCGTGGAAATGGCCAATAGCGTTCAAGACATCGGCACGGGCTGCCGCACTATGATCGCCGTAACCGCAGCGGAGACGCTGGGAATCGGCGTAGAATCGATTCGCGTAACCATCGGCGATACGCAGATCGGACTCATCGGCCCCACCAGCGGCGGCAGCGTTACGACGCCCACCACCGCTCCCGCCGTCCGTTCCGCCGCTTATAAGGCTCAGCGCCTATTGTTCGAAAGAGCAGCCCGGAAATGGGAAACCAACGTTGACGATATCGACTGCAAAGATTCCATCGTTTTCCGCAAAAGCGCTCCCGCGACGAAGATAGCGTGGAAGGAACTGGCGGCCATGATCGGCGGCGGCTCTATCGCCGCCTTGGGCGATCACGTCGAGCGCCCCCGCATTGAAGGAATGAATATCGGAACGCCGGTGCGCGGCGCTCAATTCGCTGAAGTGGAAGTCGACGCCGTTACGGGCAAAGTCCATTGCCTGAAAGTCCTCGCCGTTCACGATGCGGGGAAAATGATCGCCAAAGCCCAAGCCATAAGCCAAATCTGCGGCGGCGTCATCCAGGGCGTCAGTTTCGCGCTGCTGGAAAATCGCATCATGGACAATATGGCCGGACGCCAAGTCAACGCGAATATGGAAAATTATAAAATACTCGGCCCCTTGGAAGTTCCGGAGATCGAAACCGTCATCGTCGATGTTTTCGATCCCGTGAACAACGCCAGCGCCAAGGGATTGGGCGAACCGCCGCACATCCCCACCGCCGCCGCGATCGGCTGCGCCGTCGCCAACGCCATCGGGATTCCTATCCGGTCGCTGCCGATTACTCCCGATAAAGTTCTTGCCGCTTTGCAAGGAAAGGAGGGTTGAGATCATGAACCGATTCCAATACGCATCCGCCGCTTCCGCCAAAGAAGCCGTTTCTCTATTGGATAAGGATTTCGGGAAAACCAAAATCCTGGCGGGAGGTTTAGACCTGGTAGGCGAGTTGAAACAATACATTATCGAACCGGAAACCGTCGTCAATATTTCCGATATTAAGGAATTGAATTATATCGAACCGGAAAACGGCGGATTAAAAATCGGCGCATTGACAACCTTAATGCAAATCGCTCAAAGCGAACCAATTCGCTCCCATCACGCCGCCTTGGCGCAAGCGGCGAGTATGGTGGGATCGCCGCAAATCCGCCACATCGGCACGCTGGGCGGCAACTTGTGCCAACGCCCCCGCTGCTGGTATTACCGCGATGAAACCTATCCTTGCCTGAAGAAGAGCGGCGAGATTTGTTTTTCCGTCGCGGGCAGAAACCGTTATCACGCTATACTGGGCGGCTCGCCTTGCTTTATTGTTCATCCCTCCGATTGCGCCACGGCGTTAATCGCCTTGGGCGCTTCCATTCGCTTATTAGGTCCCGACGGTCCCAGAGAGCTGCCGCTGGAAGAATTTTTTACATTGCCGGAAGTGGAAGTAACGAGGGAAAATGTCCTCCATCCGCAAGAAATTATAACGGAAGCGGTTATCCCCGCGCACAAAATGAAAAGCGTTTTTCTGAAATTCAAAGAGAAAGACAGTTTCGACTGGGCCGTCGCCACGGTGGCCGCCGCCTTGGAATTGGAGGGCGGACGGCGCTGCGTGAAAGCCAACATCATCCTCGGCGCCGCCGCTCCTATTCCCTGGCGGGCTAAGAAAGCGGAAGCGCTGCTGGCGGGGCAAACCATCTCGGAAGAACTGGCGGAAAAAGCGGGCGCCGCTGCGGTAGCGGACGCAGAACCGCTAGAAGAAAACCAATATAAAGTTTCCTTGCTTAAAGCCTTGGTCAAGCAATCGATTCTGCAAATAGCCGGATAAAATTCGCCTCGTTATTTTTTCCCGGGAAAAGGCGGCCTCATGCCGCCTTTTTCTATGAATCGCAAACGCGAATTATCGAAAAGATTCCTTTCCATTTTTATGAAATTTTTGATATGGTTAAATCTATGAAAAAACGCAGATTTCTTTTTATTCGCGTCATGAATTGAATCAACGGATAAGGGGATAACCATGAAACGATGGACGCTAATCATTCTTACGTTATTTGGATTTTTCCATGCGAATGCTATCGGGGCCGAAAAGATCGCTATTATCGCCGACGAATGGCCGCAGATGGATCTTCTGGCGGAAAAACTGCTCGGCCAGGCGGGGTATGAAATCGATAAATTCGTACAGGAAAAATGCCCCGCCGATCTTTCCGGCTATTACGCCGCCTTCTCTTTTATTCACGGAAACATGAGCGCGAAAGCCGCCGATGCATTGATGAAATTCGCCCGCAACGGCGGCAGGTTGATCGTCCTGCATCACGGCATCTCTTCCAAAAAAAGAAACACGCCGGGATGGCTCCCTTTTTTAGGGATATACCTCGCGCCGAATGATGACAAAGCGGCGCCCTACAGCTGGACGGAGGATGTAGATTATTTGCTCGTGAATCTTCAGCCGCATCATTACATCTCTTCTCATAATGTGAAATACGATAAAACCGTTTCTTACCAATCTTCGGATTTCCCCAGTCAATCCATAGATGCTCCCGCGCTCGAAATTCCCGATTCGGAAGTTTATTTCAACCATCAGTTCATTGACGGACGCGAGAAAACCGTGTTATTCGGTTTTCTCTACGAAGATAAAAACGGAATAAAGACCATGCAGGATCGCGGCGGCTGGTATAAGCCGGTAGAGAAAGGGTGGGTGTTTTATTTCAAGCCCGGCCATTCCGTTAAAGACATCGAAAATCCCAATTATTTTCAAATTATATGGAACTGTTTAACCTGGAAGCCGTAATCATACGACTCAATGTTCTCGATAAGAGGCCTCGTTCGCAAGAATAGGAGCCGGTTATGAAAACTCATCGCCGTCATTTTCTAAAACAAACCTCGGCGGGCATGGCGGGTTGGCTCTGCTGCGCTCCGTATTTCTCGTCCAGCGCTATTGAAAAGGCGCCGTCTTCTCGGCCAAATATCCTTTTTGCAATCGCCGACGATTGGTCCTGGCCTTATGCGGGCGCTTATGGCGATAAAGCCGTTCCTACGCCCACCTTCGACCGCGTAGCGCGCGAGGGCGTCCTCTTCACCCAAGCCTTCGCAGCCGCGCCGCAATGCTCTCCTAATCGGGCTTCGATTCTGACGGGACGAAGCATCTGGCAGAACGAGGAAGCGGGAACGCATAGCAGCTATTTTCCCCAACAATTAACCGTTTATCCCGACATCCTCGAAGAAGCAGGTTATAGCGTAGGCTTCACCGGCAAAGGATGGGGACCGGGTAACTGGAAAGACGCCGGGAGAACGCGTAATCCCGCCGGTCCCGAATTCAACCGGCGCAAGTTGGATTCCCTTCCCGCCAACGGCATTAGCAATCGAGATTACGCGGGCAATTTCAAGGATTTTCTGGCAACGAAGCCTAAGGACAAACCCTTCTGTTTTTGGTATGGCGGAAACGAGCCGCATCGAAAATACGAAAAAGGTTCCGGTTTGAAAGCGGGACTCCCCATCGATCGGATTACCGTTCCGCCCTTTCTGCCGGACGATCCGGAAATTCGCAGCGACATCCTCGATTATTTCTTGGAAGTGGAATGGTTCGATCGGCAATTAGGGCTGATAGTGCAAGCATTGGAAGAAACGGGGGAAATAGAGAATACGCTCTTCGTCGTTACCAGCGACAATGGAATGCCCTTCCCCGGCGCCAAAGCCAACTTGCGCGAATATGGCTTGCATATGCCTCTTGCTATACGTTGGCCAAAACAGATAAAAGGCGGACGCGTTATTGACGATATCGTCGGTTTCACCAGCTTCGCTCCAACCTTTTTGGAAGCGGCGGGCTTGCATGTACCCCAAGCCATGTCCGGCCGCAGTTTCCTCCCCTTGCTCGCGTCGAACGGATCCGGTCTAGTCGATCCCGGACGAAATCAAGTGTTTGCGGGCAGAGAACGGCATTCGCACGCCCGTTATGACAATATGGGCTACCCCTCGCGATGCCTGCGCACTCCCGATTATCTTTACATCCGCAATTTCAAGCCGGAACGCTGGCCGGTCGGCGATCCAGAGGAATTTTACGATGTCGACGACGGTCCATCCAAACAATTCATGTTGAAAAACCGATCGCAAGAAAATCAAAAAAAGTTGTTCGAACTCGCTTTCGGCATAAGACCATCCGAGGAACTGTTCGATATCCGCAAAGATCCCGGTTGTCTTGTCAATTTAGCGGCGAATAACGAATATGAAAAAATCAAAAACGATTTGAAAAACGCATTGGAAAGCGTATTGAAGGAACAGGGAGACCCACGGCAGATGAGNNNNNNNNNNNNNNNNNNNNNNNNNNNNNNNNNNNNNNNNNNNNNNNNNNNNNNNNNNNNNNNNNNNNNNNNNNNNNNNNNNNNN of Candidatus Omnitrophota bacterium contains these proteins:
- a CDS encoding Do family serine endopeptidase, coding for MTQMIFKFQKQSIAWLFFFSLLFVGNAPLYAQTENPAKALAHAFRQAVEKVIPAVVSISAEKNVKIKKMPEIPGGQKDNPDMPNLPDIFKYFFPDDMFRIPQERKSAWQGSGVLISPKGEIMTNVHVVDSAEKLTVTLDNGDEIEAEVVAVDKETDVALIKLKQDGEYSYAKIGDSDQLMVGDWVLAIGNPFGLSQSVSQGIVSAKGRTSSDVPIGGGSFTIKDYIQTTAAINPGNSGGPLINIDGEIVGINNAIQTAGGIPANIGIGFAIPSNLAKFVIDNLREFGRVKRGYIGVKLSNLDVSDVAKYYKQEYGINHGALIAEVMPDTPGAKAGLEAGDLIIEYNGEKVKDDGALVNMVTKTPVGSTVTLTILRQGKKITKEMVLTERPSVDELAKVEESSSPGQAQSLSEELLDMAVETLTPEKAKEKGYDEKQKGVLVTKSIPGGAAFNVGIQPDDVIEYINEKSVENALEFKGILEKIKEKMTEEKDDSRVVMLRVNRAGGRGFPRFIAPTITLDN
- a CDS encoding VOC family protein yields the protein MKIVVTSVFVDDQEKALQFYTKMLGFVKKTDLPLGEHRWLTVTSPDQPNGVELLLEPSIHPAVPPFKEALVLDGIPYTSFGVDDVKAEHARLEKLGVEFTQPPTTHGEVTTAVFNDTCGNLIQIAQK
- a CDS encoding helix-turn-helix domain-containing protein, whose amino-acid sequence is MANGTTKQLDSIFHALSDSTRRTILDELAIRDEQSLFEIVVRLIEKHGITLTRQAVSKHLAVLEDADLVRTSWKGRTKLHTNNLPEATRLISCWLQKYKKKGNNSK
- a CDS encoding helix-turn-helix domain-containing protein — translated: MANEVTLTMNEAQKLGVIQETLAGRMTVKTAAGILQRSERQIYRLRLRIRKDGPLAIKDGNRSQPPAHARPVVKTSSRGFRNSKFFITMINLIGAKLKFQLLEILPPVHTTAYYIVKRQKFVFKEIKSKSTKKFLLFILTCNQMVA
- a CDS encoding (2Fe-2S)-binding protein, whose product is MSDAMEGKSGPRKELTRRLFLKGVGSSAVAAPVLAGAEALKEAQAEETKILGPGLIPIQLAINGEIRKTLAEPRETLLDVLRNRLDITGAKMICDRGSCGGCTVYIDGKTAYACMMLAVQAQGKEIVTIEGLTNGDELHPVQEAFIEADAMQCGFCTPGFVMSMAAIYRENPSASLEEVKEGIAGHICRCGTYSQIFKAAELAKSRLGGK
- a CDS encoding xanthine dehydrogenase family protein molybdopterin-binding subunit, which codes for MAKKLSSLIGHEGITKRVDYEVPEDEPDFWGADCEFAIAGKKSIRRLDAFQKATGKAKYAHDVNRPGMLYAALTISPFAYAKIKNVDISKAAKMPGVKAIVVTGDKEARFAGWVLAAVAADTIQQARDAARNVKVEYEELPFVVDGGEAVKENSPKIHAEGNVRKGRQQDRGDIQKGLQEAEAIHEADYETPTTPHNTLETHGCVAEWMGDELTVWDSTQAMWSNQRSLAQALGIPINKVRIITQFMGGGFGSKLGLESFAVLCAKLAKEAKRPVKLMADRYADTTGCGNKPAAKMSVKIGAKRDGTLTAVSLKSYNIVGHSGGGGVAPPFLDFYDCPNVHIDESNVLINAGASRPFRAPGHPQGSFGMEMALEELAMKLGVDPLEMRLKNVSASELDARVHELKLGAEKFGWKDKFKKHGSATGRTRRGVGCAVTYWPYYGSPGGAIVRCTIFPDGGVEMANSVQDIGTGCRTMIAVTAAETLGIGVESIRVTIGDTQIGLIGPTSGGSVTTPTTAPAVRSAAYKAQRLLFERAARKWETNVDDIDCKDSIVFRKSAPATKIAWKELAAMIGGGSIAALGDHVERPRIEGMNIGTPVRGAQFAEVEVDAVTGKVHCLKVLAVHDAGKMIAKAQAISQICGGVIQGVSFALLENRIMDNMAGRQVNANMENYKILGPLEVPEIETVIVDVFDPVNNASAKGLGEPPHIPTAAAIGCAVANAIGIPIRSLPITPDKVLAALQGKEG
- a CDS encoding FAD binding domain-containing protein, whose protein sequence is MNRFQYASAASAKEAVSLLDKDFGKTKILAGGLDLVGELKQYIIEPETVVNISDIKELNYIEPENGGLKIGALTTLMQIAQSEPIRSHHAALAQAASMVGSPQIRHIGTLGGNLCQRPRCWYYRDETYPCLKKSGEICFSVAGRNRYHAILGGSPCFIVHPSDCATALIALGASIRLLGPDGPRELPLEEFFTLPEVEVTRENVLHPQEIITEAVIPAHKMKSVFLKFKEKDSFDWAVATVAAALELEGGRRCVKANIILGAAAPIPWRAKKAEALLAGQTISEELAEKAGAAAVADAEPLEENQYKVSLLKALVKQSILQIAG
- a CDS encoding ThuA domain-containing protein; translation: MKRWTLIILTLFGFFHANAIGAEKIAIIADEWPQMDLLAEKLLGQAGYEIDKFVQEKCPADLSGYYAAFSFIHGNMSAKAADALMKFARNGGRLIVLHHGISSKKRNTPGWLPFLGIYLAPNDDKAAPYSWTEDVDYLLVNLQPHHYISSHNVKYDKTVSYQSSDFPSQSIDAPALEIPDSEVYFNHQFIDGREKTVLFGFLYEDKNGIKTMQDRGGWYKPVEKGWVFYFKPGHSVKDIENPNYFQIIWNCLTWKP
- a CDS encoding sulfatase; translated protein: MKTHRRHFLKQTSAGMAGWLCCAPYFSSSAIEKAPSSRPNILFAIADDWSWPYAGAYGDKAVPTPTFDRVAREGVLFTQAFAAAPQCSPNRASILTGRSIWQNEEAGTHSSYFPQQLTVYPDILEEAGYSVGFTGKGWGPGNWKDAGRTRNPAGPEFNRRKLDSLPANGISNRDYAGNFKDFLATKPKDKPFCFWYGGNEPHRKYEKGSGLKAGLPIDRITVPPFLPDDPEIRSDILDYFLEVEWFDRQLGLIVQALEETGEIENTLFVVTSDNGMPFPGAKANLREYGLHMPLAIRWPKQIKGGRVIDDIVGFTSFAPTFLEAAGLHVPQAMSGRSFLPLLASNGSGLVDPGRNQVFAGRERHSHARYDNMGYPSRCLRTPDYLYIRNFKPERWPVGDPEEFYDVDDGPSKQFMLKNRSQENQKKLFELAFGIRPSEELFDIRKDPGCLVNLAANNEYEKIKNDLKNALESVLKEQGDPRQM